The region TGCCAGTTTCGGCGGGCTCTACAGCGGCGGCAGGTACCGCATCGGGTACCGTGTCCGCCACGGTGTCCGCAGAGAAACGCCCCTTGCCGTGCAACTGATCGAGCAGCGACTCGAACTCGGCATCGCTGATGTCATCACTGGCGGCGATGGCCGGGGCATCGGCCTTGATTGCATTCAACGAGTCCAGAAGCAACTCGAACTCGTCATCGGTGATATCGCTGCTGTCGCTGGTCACAGCCGCTGCGGGTTGCGGTTCAGGCACCACCAGCGCTGCAGGTTCTGCCAGGCGCGCCAGTGCCGCCAGCAACTCGGGCGTTGCCGCCGTGACCGGGCTGCGCTCGCGCACTTGGGTGAACATGCCATTGACGGCGTCCAGCGCTTCCAGCACCACGTCCATCAATTCCGAGTCGACCTTGCGCTCACCCTTGCGCAGGATGTCGAAAACGTTCTCGGCAATGTGGCAGCACTCCACCAGCTCATGCAGCTGCAAAAAGCCGGCGCCCCCTTTTACAGTGTGAAAACCGCGAAAGATTGCATTGAGCAAATCCGCATCGTCCGGTCGGCTTTCCAGCTCAACCAGTTGTTCGGACAACAGCTCTAGAATCTCGCCGGCTTCAACCAGGAAATCCTGAAGGATTTCTTCATCGGCGCCGAAGCTCATGTATGTGCTCCTTGAAGTAGGTCTGTGCGACGCCGTCGGACAACAGCGCCCGCGCGCCAACTCAAGACCTAGAAACCTAAACTGGACAGCAAATCGTCTACATCATCCTGACCGGATACGACGTCATTACGCTTATCGGCATGAATCTGCGGACCTTCACCCTTCGCTTGGTTTTTTTGCGAATTATTTTCAGCGCGCAGGGCTTCACGGTCATGTTCGATCCCTGCGAAGCGATCGACCTGGCTCGCCATGAGCACCAGCTTGAGCAGATTGCTTTCGACATCCGTGACCAGTTGCGTCACCCGTTTGATCACTTGACCGGTGAGATCCTGGTAATCCTGGGCCAGCATGATGTCGGTGAGATGAGCGGACACCACCTGATTGTCGCGATCACTGCGCGTCAGAAAACTGTCAACCCGGCGCGCCAGCTCACGAAACTCTTCAGCACCGATCTCGCGCCGCATAAAGCGTCCCCAGTCAGCACTCAGGGCTTTGG is a window of Pseudomonas taetrolens DNA encoding:
- a CDS encoding protein phosphatase CheZ; amino-acid sequence: MEQQESTLGEFESTLKKHARELVESLENGQFGDAVQLIHELNQTRDRGLYREVGKLTRELHSAIVNFHIDPTVPQAEEVSQITDATERLAYVVRLTEAAANRTMDLVEHCTPLVNGQGQEAKALSADWGRFMRREIGAEEFRELARRVDSFLTRSDRDNQVVSAHLTDIMLAQDYQDLTGQVIKRVTQLVTDVESNLLKLVLMASQVDRFAGIEHDREALRAENNSQKNQAKGEGPQIHADKRNDVVSGQDDVDDLLSSLGF